One part of the Aurantibacillus circumpalustris genome encodes these proteins:
- a CDS encoding T9SS type A sorting domain-containing protein, with translation MKKITLALFAVVCCVGSVLSQANYNLVAPPNQNATSSLRAPNGTSVHAFQRAVMYIHPYELLPMNQSSITSVSFQYTTGTGSIPVVGNFTLYLQNTTNFAYAKGSTYSGALTGMQNVYSGTYTVPSTPGPATVTIPLGTAFQFTGDGLYVGWDFASTGPFATNAATYVCSNVFNGVAEAWLGSIDAPTGGTIGNTFAGSNFRPSLIFNAVNTATNEIEVLDIIAPGRVSKLFNSPQTVLTKIVNSSIAAQNNVTVALNAVGANPYTATQTLNMAPGSITTLTWSAYNPVTDGQSTITAAALIADQNTANNSKSWVQVVSCGDIAQHSPSTTFNSSYGYGGSSGSGCFVSKHVIPSSASLTAVRVAIGAATSNTQSCYGVLVNSAGAILATSNNTTTIAPSTTVTFNFADVAVTTGTYYVGLAQPSSGYYPMAYVTNTVFIPGNYYVVPLTGGTISQSANDGYFGIEALFTFSNTAVSATASKTLVCKTNSITLTANGLTTYTWTGGLTGSVVVVTPTVSGTGGGVAVFTVTGTDAVTGCKGNVAALTVSVSACTGIASNNSNGFDVKLFPNPAANGKSTISGLSGTNRITVYNSIGQVILTQNVSEDTMSLDLSNQPSGNYLVKITDSNSESRTIKVVNQN, from the coding sequence ATGAAAAAAATTACTTTAGCTCTTTTTGCTGTTGTATGTTGTGTAGGTTCGGTTTTAAGCCAGGCAAACTATAATTTAGTTGCCCCCCCTAATCAAAATGCAACTTCTTCCCTTCGTGCACCGAATGGAACCTCTGTACATGCTTTCCAGCGTGCGGTAATGTATATTCATCCTTACGAATTGTTGCCAATGAACCAATCTTCAATTACATCAGTAAGCTTCCAATATACAACAGGTACTGGTTCAATACCAGTTGTAGGTAATTTTACCTTATATCTTCAAAACACAACTAATTTTGCTTACGCAAAAGGTTCAACTTATTCTGGTGCTTTAACTGGAATGCAAAATGTGTATTCAGGAACTTATACTGTTCCTTCTACTCCTGGTCCAGCTACAGTTACTATTCCATTAGGGACAGCTTTTCAGTTTACTGGTGATGGCTTGTACGTTGGTTGGGATTTTGCGTCTACCGGTCCATTTGCGACTAATGCGGCAACTTACGTTTGTTCAAACGTATTTAATGGGGTCGCGGAAGCTTGGTTAGGTTCAATTGATGCGCCAACAGGTGGTACTATTGGAAATACTTTTGCTGGTTCTAATTTTAGACCGTCTTTAATATTTAATGCGGTGAACACTGCTACAAATGAAATTGAAGTACTTGATATCATTGCTCCAGGAAGAGTTTCAAAATTATTTAATTCTCCACAAACTGTCCTTACCAAAATTGTTAATTCAAGTATTGCAGCTCAAAACAACGTAACAGTTGCTTTAAATGCAGTGGGTGCAAACCCTTATACAGCGACTCAAACATTAAATATGGCGCCTGGATCTATCACTACATTAACTTGGAGTGCTTACAATCCAGTTACAGATGGTCAAAGCACAATTACTGCTGCCGCTTTAATCGCCGATCAAAATACTGCAAACAATTCTAAATCATGGGTTCAAGTAGTTTCTTGCGGTGATATCGCGCAACATTCTCCAAGCACAACTTTCAACAGTTCTTACGGATATGGTGGAAGTTCTGGTTCAGGATGTTTTGTGTCAAAACATGTTATACCAAGCTCTGCTTCCTTAACAGCTGTTAGAGTAGCTATTGGTGCTGCTACTTCGAATACTCAATCGTGTTATGGTGTATTGGTAAATTCTGCTGGAGCCATTCTTGCTACTTCAAACAATACAACTACAATTGCTCCTTCAACAACTGTAACTTTTAATTTTGCAGATGTAGCCGTAACTACTGGTACCTATTATGTAGGTCTTGCACAACCATCTAGTGGTTACTATCCAATGGCATATGTAACAAACACTGTATTTATTCCTGGTAATTATTATGTTGTTCCCCTTACTGGTGGTACAATTAGTCAATCGGCTAACGACGGTTATTTTGGAATTGAAGCGTTATTTACGTTTTCTAATACAGCAGTTTCTGCTACAGCGAGTAAAACGCTTGTTTGTAAAACTAATTCAATTACTTTAACAGCAAATGGATTAACTACTTACACATGGACAGGCGGACTAACTGGATCGGTAGTTGTTGTTACTCCAACTGTATCTGGTACAGGTGGTGGAGTTGCAGTGTTTACTGTGACAGGAACTGATGCTGTTACTGGCTGTAAAGGTAATGTTGCGGCTTTAACTGTTAGCGTAAGCGCTTGTACAGGTATTGCTTCAAACAACTCAAATGGTTTTGATGTAAAGTTATTCCCAAATCCTGCTGCAAATGGTAAATCTACAATATCTGGTCTTTCTGGAACTAACAGAATAACCGTATACAACAGCATTGGGCAAGTTATTTTAACTCAAAATGTTTCGGAAGATACTATGAGTTTAGATCTTTCTAACCAACCTTCTGGTAATTACCTTGTTAAAATTACTGACTCAAACAGTGAGTCAAGAACAATAAAGGTGGTTAACCAAAACTAA
- a CDS encoding T9SS type A sorting domain-containing protein: MMKKITLILFALAAFSRPSFGQAVISVDAPQYNGDFSAFVGPNGFTSSTLTIAYHRACYLISQAELSRMVLTNSIVTDFGFDIFRPANVACTGQFTLYLQNTTDVTYNKGTSFPALLTGMSTNFNGNLVLPTGSQNATTSVSVPLSNTFTYTGGSMYVAFDWHTTTPTSTITTRYLTHADGPTTNLGCNSSAPSAGPAPTTLTLDVRRPAMRFKATNTATNEVGVVSIQAPGLVSKLVNPGHTISATLRNNGVNPLSNVQVSLNVSGANTFNNVQAVNIPAGGTVNVNFTGFTPSTNGLNTMSVLTSSDQYNDNNGVAWTQTVNCSDYGNNPPYAAATFSSGSYGYGGQAIIATPLKASSTCSMTGIKFAPGQLQSGTSSITGVLLDAGGFILATTNTVNVTTGSFGTYLNLTFTNSPAIELTGGSNYYYGIAQLSSSTFPFGTRAVLATTNLNLYYTVPIAGGSIGSPQNHMGYLGLQAVLGFSNTTIEATASETVVCKGSTSTVTLTAIGGSSTFTWTPGNLQGSSVVVTPTIANVNGGIVNYQVTGTDAATGCKSNTYLLQVKVDLCTALSSNTSNGYDLKLFPNPATNGKSTISGFTGTNIVTVYNSIGQVVLTQSVSEDTMSLDLSNQPAGNYLVKITGSDSESRIVKVVNQR; this comes from the coding sequence ATGATGAAAAAAATTACATTAATCTTATTTGCTCTTGCAGCTTTTTCTAGACCTTCATTTGGTCAAGCCGTAATATCGGTCGATGCTCCACAATATAATGGCGATTTTTCTGCCTTTGTAGGTCCTAATGGATTCACATCGTCTACTCTAACAATTGCTTACCACAGGGCTTGCTATTTAATTTCTCAAGCTGAGCTGTCGCGTATGGTTTTAACAAATAGTATAGTTACTGATTTTGGTTTTGATATATTCAGACCTGCAAACGTTGCTTGTACAGGTCAATTTACCCTTTATCTTCAGAATACCACGGACGTTACGTACAATAAGGGTACAAGTTTCCCAGCCTTGTTAACTGGTATGTCTACCAACTTTAATGGAAATTTGGTGTTACCAACAGGTTCGCAAAATGCAACCACATCGGTAAGTGTGCCGTTGTCGAACACATTCACGTATACTGGAGGTAGCATGTATGTTGCATTTGATTGGCACACCACGACGCCTACGTCAACAATAACAACACGTTACTTAACACATGCAGACGGGCCTACCACGAATTTAGGATGCAATTCTTCTGCGCCTTCTGCGGGACCTGCACCAACCACTTTAACACTCGATGTTAGAAGGCCAGCGATGCGTTTTAAAGCTACCAACACAGCTACAAATGAAGTAGGTGTAGTTTCAATTCAAGCTCCAGGCTTGGTTTCAAAATTAGTTAATCCAGGCCATACTATTAGTGCTACTCTTCGGAATAATGGGGTGAATCCTTTAAGCAATGTTCAGGTGTCACTAAATGTTTCGGGCGCTAACACTTTTAATAACGTGCAAGCTGTTAATATTCCAGCTGGTGGAACTGTAAACGTAAATTTCACTGGTTTTACACCTTCTACTAACGGATTAAATACAATGTCGGTTTTAACTTCATCAGATCAGTATAATGATAATAATGGAGTGGCGTGGACTCAAACGGTGAATTGTTCAGATTACGGTAACAACCCTCCTTACGCAGCAGCAACTTTTAGCAGCGGTTCTTACGGTTATGGTGGTCAAGCAATAATTGCAACTCCACTTAAAGCGTCTAGTACTTGTAGTATGACTGGTATTAAATTTGCGCCAGGGCAATTACAATCTGGGACAAGTTCGATTACAGGCGTTCTATTGGATGCTGGTGGATTTATTTTAGCAACTACCAATACTGTTAATGTGACTACTGGAAGTTTTGGTACTTATTTAAATCTTACATTTACTAACTCTCCTGCTATTGAGTTAACGGGTGGTTCTAATTATTACTATGGTATTGCTCAATTAAGTTCCAGCACTTTTCCTTTCGGTACAAGAGCGGTACTTGCCACTACTAACCTAAATCTTTATTATACCGTTCCAATCGCTGGTGGATCAATAGGTTCTCCTCAAAATCACATGGGTTATCTTGGATTACAGGCGGTACTTGGTTTTAGTAATACAACGATTGAAGCAACAGCTTCAGAAACAGTTGTTTGTAAAGGAAGTACAAGTACAGTAACTTTAACCGCAATTGGTGGGTCAAGTACTTTTACTTGGACTCCAGGCAACCTTCAGGGAAGTAGTGTAGTTGTAACACCAACAATAGCGAATGTTAATGGTGGAATCGTGAATTATCAAGTTACAGGTACAGACGCTGCTACTGGTTGTAAGAGTAATACGTATCTTTTACAAGTAAAAGTAGATTTGTGCACAGCTTTATCATCAAATACTTCTAATGGATATGATTTAAAATTATTCCCTAATCCTGCGACAAATGGTAAATCTACAATTTCTGGTTTTACTGGAACAAACATTGTAACGGTTTATAACAGTATTGGTCAGGTTGTGTTAACTCAAAGCGTGTCTGAAGATACTATGAGTTTAGATCTTTCCAATCAACCAGCTGGTAATTACCTTGTTAAAATAACTGGTTCTGATAGTGAATCAAGAATAGTTAAAGTTGTAAATCAACGCTAG
- a CDS encoding T9SS type A sorting domain-containing protein: MKKEILSATITFVFCYCGLAQQSSIMTQTALIESSLMSLETTNPIYAKSASTTIYDTLDYFFLKHYYRNPNTPPTAPANLQFTTLKSPYTNTLINIGACGASFYNTASIQVHGLKGLVIKQTPSTSQSVPVKLYLCNAGLTGIPIMPPLDSVLTSVSSSTSGVWVGGSFTSPVNVTGNFTVLFKNGSTFSGDTVRLFLNNAFTSTATTVPLSQRYGEGLGIMRFNGIFQKTTGAFGGSVGNDYEFVVSAYVSFNMNAVAAAVTPSICNYNSASFVNNSDPIGIIENRQFNFNKFKPYWAPTNALMPLTDSIYNWTFTGSTTGPSTLKNPTAFFNVLGTQSANLIVKYKRSRPVGQSQIDVNSAQIDVNNGSAPIISVSGQTKFCGTSSVTTTLFCSGSTSYTWAAPLNSVSPFVTITQTASSAVYSVSALSSGCTAVKVVTITIDPVPSVSLTINTPVVCTKSTGGSTLALTGVPSGGVYSGANVSGSNFNPPSIAGTFSVIYSYTNSTTECSNTATKEISVVNCSGLVQNNSNPNLVYYPNPVTNGLILLKNLEGSNKIQVFDVLGRSILTVQSDKIEVEIDLSDQARGNYFLKVTHSNGSAKILKIVNQN, translated from the coding sequence ATGAAAAAAGAAATTCTTTCAGCAACAATAACTTTTGTTTTTTGTTATTGTGGTTTAGCTCAACAATCCAGTATTATGACACAAACTGCTTTAATTGAGTCTTCTTTAATGAGTCTTGAAACGACTAACCCAATTTACGCGAAATCTGCTTCAACCACTATTTATGATACTTTGGATTACTTTTTCCTCAAACACTATTATCGTAATCCTAACACTCCTCCTACAGCCCCTGCTAATTTGCAATTCACCACGTTAAAGTCACCTTACACGAACACATTAATAAATATTGGGGCATGTGGAGCTTCTTTTTATAATACGGCGAGTATACAAGTGCACGGCTTGAAAGGTTTGGTAATTAAGCAGACCCCATCTACTAGTCAAAGTGTGCCAGTAAAGCTTTATTTGTGTAATGCTGGTTTAACAGGCATTCCCATTATGCCACCGCTTGACTCAGTATTAACCAGTGTTTCCTCATCCACATCTGGTGTTTGGGTAGGGGGTAGCTTTACTTCGCCGGTAAATGTAACGGGCAACTTTACTGTACTCTTTAAAAACGGATCAACATTTTCCGGTGATACTGTAAGGTTATTTCTTAATAATGCGTTTACATCTACCGCTACTACCGTTCCATTAAGTCAAAGGTATGGCGAGGGTTTGGGCATTATGCGATTTAATGGTATTTTTCAAAAAACCACTGGGGCTTTTGGTGGTTCTGTTGGTAATGACTATGAATTTGTTGTATCCGCTTATGTGTCTTTTAATATGAACGCAGTTGCAGCTGCAGTGACACCAAGTATTTGTAACTATAACAGTGCCAGTTTTGTAAATAATTCGGATCCAATTGGTATTATTGAAAACCGTCAGTTTAATTTTAATAAATTTAAACCCTATTGGGCACCAACCAATGCGTTAATGCCATTAACTGATTCTATCTATAACTGGACTTTTACAGGTTCAACTACCGGGCCATCAACGTTGAAAAACCCAACAGCATTTTTTAATGTTTTAGGAACGCAATCTGCTAATTTAATAGTGAAGTATAAACGTTCCAGACCTGTAGGTCAATCACAAATAGACGTAAACTCCGCACAAATAGATGTAAATAATGGCTCTGCGCCGATAATTAGCGTTTCCGGACAAACTAAGTTTTGTGGTACTTCGTCTGTAACTACCACACTTTTTTGTAGTGGCAGCACCAGTTATACTTGGGCAGCACCACTTAATAGTGTTTCTCCTTTTGTTACGATTACACAAACAGCTAGTAGCGCTGTTTATAGTGTAAGTGCACTATCCTCAGGATGCACGGCGGTTAAAGTAGTCACTATTACTATTGATCCAGTGCCAAGTGTAAGTTTAACAATCAATACACCAGTTGTTTGTACAAAATCAACAGGCGGCAGCACGCTTGCACTTACGGGTGTTCCTTCTGGTGGCGTATATTCTGGAGCTAATGTTAGTGGTAGTAATTTTAACCCTCCAAGCATAGCTGGAACTTTCTCAGTCATCTATTCCTATACTAACAGCACTACCGAATGTTCAAACACAGCCACTAAAGAAATTAGCGTTGTAAACTGTAGTGGTTTGGTTCAAAATAATTCGAATCCAAATCTGGTCTATTATCCAAACCCTGTTACAAATGGATTAATTCTGCTTAAAAATCTAGAAGGGTCTAATAAAATTCAAGTATTTGACGTACTTGGCCGTTCAATTCTGACAGTACAAAGTGATAAAATTGAAGTAGAAATAGATCTTTCTGATCAGGCAAGAGGTAATTATTTTTTAAAAGTAACGCATTCGAATGGATCAGCTAAAATTCTAAAAATTGTTAATCAAAACTAA
- a CDS encoding outer membrane protein assembly factor BamD translates to MFFIFLATVVLTSCNGYNKLLKSSDYELKLKKAKEYYDKAYYTRSSQLYEELIPVVKGTDRAEEVYYYYTWSEYYLGDYILSQYHFKNYTRQFPNGKRVEECYYMNAYCYFMNSPNYKLDQTYTKNAIKEFQSFIDIYPESPKLDTCNILIDKLREKLELKDYEITKQYYKLSDWKATVVAAKNFIKEYPSSNHNDEMYYIIIDSYYTLALNSIHSKKEERLNFAIENYVKFLDLYPKSSYISRAESIYNSSKRLKDNLN, encoded by the coding sequence ATATTTTTCATTTTTCTTGCAACAGTTGTTCTAACTTCTTGCAATGGATATAATAAACTTTTAAAAAGTTCCGATTATGAACTTAAATTAAAAAAAGCAAAAGAGTATTACGATAAAGCTTATTACACAAGATCTTCGCAGTTATACGAAGAGTTAATTCCCGTTGTAAAGGGCACCGATAGGGCTGAAGAAGTTTACTATTATTATACTTGGAGTGAATACTACTTAGGCGATTATATTTTAAGTCAGTACCATTTTAAAAATTACACACGCCAATTTCCCAATGGTAAACGTGTTGAGGAGTGCTATTATATGAATGCTTATTGTTATTTCATGAATTCTCCAAACTACAAATTAGATCAGACTTACACTAAAAATGCAATCAAGGAATTTCAATCATTTATTGATATATATCCTGAAAGCCCAAAGTTAGACACTTGTAATATTCTAATTGATAAGTTAAGAGAGAAATTGGAGCTTAAGGACTATGAAATCACTAAACAATACTACAAATTGAGTGATTGGAAAGCTACAGTTGTTGCTGCTAAAAATTTCATTAAGGAATACCCTTCCAGCAACCATAATGATGAGATGTATTATATTATAATTGATTCATACTATACATTAGCACTTAATAGCATACACTCAAAGAAGGAAGAGAGACTTAACTTTGCTATTGAAAATTATGTCAAATTCTTAGATTTATACCCTAAAAGTTCGTATATTAGCCGCGCAGAAAGTATATATAACAGCAGTAAACGATTAAAAGATAATTTAAATTAA
- a CDS encoding DNA-directed RNA polymerase subunit omega, producing the protein MDFKKTNAEQSIVTRDIRRFDGSTGNIYEAVSIMSKRANQISSEIKEELSGKLQEFSSHTDNLEEVFENREQIEISKHYEKLPKPTLISIQEFLEEKVYYRNPSKEVK; encoded by the coding sequence ATGGATTTTAAGAAAACAAACGCCGAACAAAGTATTGTAACACGTGATATTCGTAGATTTGATGGGTCAACCGGTAATATTTACGAGGCGGTTTCCATTATGAGTAAACGTGCAAACCAGATTAGTTCTGAAATTAAAGAAGAATTATCAGGCAAATTACAAGAATTTAGTAGCCATACCGATAATCTTGAAGAGGTTTTTGAAAACAGAGAGCAAATCGAGATATCTAAACACTACGAAAAATTACCAAAACCAACTTTAATTTCTATCCAGGAGTTTTTGGAAGAAAAAGTTTATTACCGCAATCCTTCTAAAGAAGTTAAATAA
- the coaBC gene encoding bifunctional phosphopantothenoylcysteine decarboxylase/phosphopantothenate--cysteine ligase CoaBC, with translation MLNGKKIILGITGGIAAYKCGHLVRLMVKQGAEVKVILSHSALQFITPQTLSVLSKNEVLTDFFDKNFNWNNHVHLAEWADVVLIAPLTANSLAKMASGACDSILLATYLSARTKTIVAPAMDLDMFQHPSVKKNLETLKSYKNEIIPVETGELASGLVGEGRMAEPENIVSYLNDFFTKNLPLKGKSALVNAGPTYESIDPVRFIGNRSSGKMGIAIAESLVFMGAQVTLVLGPSQVEIKNKTIKVLRVESSEEMYDAMLANYSEKDIVICSAAVADYKAANVSELKIKKKEDNFKLDLIKTKDILLELGKQKKNQCLVGFALETNNLEEYAKQKLKNKNLDLVVANSASDVGSGFSGDTNKITIIDKHNKITNFELKSKQKAASDIVNYIIDFVK, from the coding sequence ATGCTAAATGGTAAAAAAATAATTTTAGGAATAACAGGGGGCATTGCCGCGTATAAGTGTGGGCACTTAGTTAGACTAATGGTTAAACAGGGCGCTGAAGTAAAAGTTATATTAAGTCATTCCGCATTACAATTCATTACTCCCCAAACACTTTCCGTTTTAAGTAAAAACGAAGTATTAACTGATTTTTTCGATAAAAATTTTAATTGGAACAATCATGTTCATCTAGCCGAGTGGGCGGATGTTGTGCTCATAGCTCCTTTAACTGCAAACAGTCTCGCTAAAATGGCAAGCGGAGCATGTGATTCTATATTATTGGCAACCTACCTTTCAGCCAGGACAAAAACTATTGTAGCACCAGCAATGGATTTAGATATGTTTCAGCACCCTTCTGTAAAAAAGAACTTAGAAACACTCAAGTCTTACAAGAATGAAATCATACCTGTAGAGACTGGTGAACTGGCAAGTGGTTTAGTAGGGGAGGGGAGAATGGCTGAACCAGAAAACATTGTGAGTTACCTTAACGACTTTTTTACAAAAAACCTCCCATTAAAAGGTAAATCAGCTCTTGTTAATGCCGGACCTACTTACGAGTCTATTGACCCAGTTCGTTTTATAGGCAACAGAAGTAGCGGAAAAATGGGCATTGCAATAGCTGAATCGCTTGTATTCATGGGGGCGCAAGTAACGCTGGTTTTAGGCCCCTCACAGGTAGAAATAAAAAACAAAACAATAAAAGTTTTAAGGGTTGAAAGTAGCGAAGAAATGTATGACGCAATGTTAGCGAACTATAGTGAGAAGGATATTGTTATTTGCAGCGCTGCGGTTGCAGATTATAAAGCGGCTAACGTTAGCGAACTTAAAATTAAAAAAAAGGAAGACAATTTTAAGCTTGATCTGATTAAAACAAAGGACATTTTATTAGAATTGGGTAAACAAAAAAAGAACCAATGTCTCGTAGGCTTTGCCTTAGAAACAAATAACTTAGAAGAATACGCGAAACAAAAATTGAAAAACAAAAACCTTGATTTAGTTGTTGCTAATTCGGCAAGTGATGTCGGTAGTGGTTTTAGTGGTGATACAAACAAAATAACAATTATTGACAAACACAATAAAATCACTAATTTTGAGTTGAAAAGTAAGCAGAAAGCTGCATCTGATATTGTTAATTATATTATTGATTTTGTAAAATAA
- a CDS encoding DUF4835 family protein: MKTKVLFLTVFLLSAKLVFTQELNCQVTINYDQIQGSTNKQIFDQLKRSVLEFMNNTKWTTEIFSQQEKIDCSFLIIIKQSLGGDIYSGSIQVTSNRPVFKSSYATPVLNIEDEFFQFKFQQFSQLEFNINSFQNNLTSVLAYYAYVVLATDYDTFAPLGGTNYWQKAQLIVQNAQGADEAGWKQSQSGQKNRYWLTENTLQPLFKGIRDCMYSYNLSGLDHMSEGPEAARTTILTSLELLIPVAKSRPASFNMQVFFNAKRDEIINIFKGGTPEEKTKVLEILSTIDPAGTTKYQKISG, encoded by the coding sequence ATGAAAACTAAGGTCCTATTTCTAACGGTGTTTTTGCTAAGTGCCAAATTAGTTTTTACCCAAGAGTTAAATTGTCAGGTAACAATCAATTATGATCAAATACAAGGATCAACCAATAAGCAAATATTCGATCAACTAAAAAGATCCGTTCTGGAATTCATGAATAATACAAAATGGACTACTGAAATTTTTTCGCAACAGGAAAAAATAGATTGTTCATTTCTAATCATCATTAAGCAATCCTTAGGAGGAGATATTTATTCAGGCTCTATTCAGGTAACAAGCAATCGGCCTGTATTTAAGAGTTCTTACGCGACACCAGTTCTCAATATTGAAGATGAATTTTTTCAATTTAAGTTTCAACAATTCTCGCAGTTAGAATTTAATATAAATAGTTTTCAAAATAACCTTACATCTGTACTGGCATACTATGCTTATGTGGTTCTTGCAACAGATTATGACACCTTTGCTCCGTTGGGAGGAACTAACTATTGGCAAAAAGCTCAACTCATCGTTCAAAATGCACAAGGTGCTGACGAGGCTGGTTGGAAACAGAGTCAATCTGGCCAAAAAAACCGATATTGGTTAACAGAAAACACATTACAGCCTTTATTTAAAGGAATAAGGGACTGTATGTATTCCTATAACCTGAGCGGATTAGATCACATGAGCGAGGGACCAGAGGCGGCCAGAACCACTATTTTAACTTCTCTTGAATTATTAATTCCCGTAGCAAAATCACGACCAGCATCATTCAACATGCAAGTTTTTTTTAACGCGAAAAGAGATGAGATCATTAATATTTTTAAGGGCGGAACACCAGAAGAGAAAACCAAAGTGCTGGAAATTCTTTCGACCATAGATCCAGCTGGTACCACCAAGTATCAAAAAATTTCAGGTTAA
- a CDS encoding response regulator — protein MNVGKKYSVLIVEDDPSDQFLLQNAIAEINVAINIDIVHTGSQVIEFLLKDKVYLDLNRQEKPDLIIANVKADFFWLNDIKKIREYKEFDGIPVYLFSSYESELFKMKALELGANGFFKKPYTFFDLKYILNSILNKVAA, from the coding sequence ATGAACGTTGGAAAAAAGTATTCAGTACTGATTGTTGAGGACGATCCGAGCGATCAGTTTTTATTGCAGAATGCAATTGCGGAAATTAATGTTGCAATTAACATTGATATAGTGCACACGGGTTCGCAAGTGATCGAATTTCTTTTAAAAGATAAAGTTTATTTGGATTTAAACCGACAAGAGAAACCAGATTTAATCATTGCAAATGTAAAAGCCGATTTTTTCTGGCTAAACGACATTAAAAAAATCAGAGAATACAAAGAGTTTGACGGAATTCCAGTTTATCTTTTTTCTTCTTACGAATCTGAATTGTTTAAAATGAAGGCTCTTGAATTAGGCGCTAATGGTTTTTTTAAAAAACCCTATACTTTTTTCGATTTAAAATACATTCTCAATTCTATTCTTAATAAAGTTGCCGCATAA
- a CDS encoding Fic family protein, which translates to MRRIYIYQQLSWPQFNWDYEAILPVLAAVRHKQGKLKGYMEALGFTLRNETSLKNLTQDVLKSTEIEGEALNQQQVRSSIARKLGMDIAGLVASDRQVDGVVEMMLDATRNYKALLDSERLFGWHSELFPLGKSGMHNLTVGRWRNNENGPMQVVSGALGKEKIHFEAPEASCLNKEMKSFIKWFNTENVLDPVIKSAIAHLWFVTIHPFDDGNGRIARAIADMQLARADEDDQRFYSMSAQIRIERTAYYNVLEKTQKGNLDITEWLLWYLNCFSKALNTTDTNLKTVLNKTKFWDKHLQTTINERQRILINKLFEGFTGKLNSSKWAKITKCSADTALRDITDLIAKGILEKEAAGGRSTGYRLIE; encoded by the coding sequence ATGCGGAGAATATATATATATCAGCAACTTTCTTGGCCCCAGTTTAATTGGGATTACGAAGCTATTTTGCCTGTTTTAGCTGCTGTACGGCATAAACAAGGCAAGTTAAAAGGGTATATGGAAGCTCTCGGCTTTACTTTAAGGAACGAAACATCCTTAAAAAACTTAACGCAAGATGTTTTAAAATCTACTGAAATAGAGGGGGAAGCTCTGAACCAGCAGCAAGTGCGTTCTTCAATTGCCCGAAAGTTAGGAATGGATATTGCGGGTTTAGTTGCCTCTGACAGACAAGTGGATGGCGTTGTTGAAATGATGCTGGACGCAACTCGAAATTACAAAGCGCTTTTAGATTCGGAACGTTTGTTTGGATGGCATTCAGAATTGTTTCCTTTGGGAAAAAGTGGCATGCATAACTTAACAGTTGGTCGGTGGAGAAATAATGAAAACGGACCGATGCAAGTTGTTTCTGGCGCACTAGGGAAAGAAAAAATTCATTTTGAAGCGCCTGAAGCAAGTTGTTTAAATAAAGAAATGAAAAGCTTTATAAAATGGTTTAATACTGAAAATGTTTTAGATCCAGTTATAAAATCAGCAATCGCACATTTGTGGTTTGTTACAATACATCCATTTGATGATGGCAATGGTCGTATCGCAAGAGCTATTGCAGATATGCAGTTAGCTAGGGCAGATGAAGACGATCAAAGGTTTTATAGCATGTCGGCACAAATTCGAATCGAACGAACAGCTTATTATAACGTACTTGAAAAAACACAAAAGGGAAACCTAGATATAACTGAGTGGTTACTTTGGTACTTAAATTGTTTTAGTAAAGCGCTAAATACAACAGATACGAACTTAAAAACTGTTCTTAACAAAACTAAATTTTGGGATAAGCATCTGCAAACAACAATTAACGAGCGTCAACGTATTCTGATCAATAAATTATTTGAGGGCTTTACCGGAAAATTAAACTCTTCTAAGTGGGCTAAAATAACAAAATGTTCTGCTGATACTGCACTCCGAGATATAACAGATTTAATAGCGAAAGGCATTCTGGAAAAAGAAGCAGCTGGTGGACGAAGTACCGGTTACCGATTAATAGAATAG